The nucleotide window TTGCCAGTACAAACAGTACTGCCAAAGAGAGGAGAAACTTGCGATTGAGAGGAGCCTGAACTTTTTGTGGTGAAAGCCTTGTTCCACTTACATGTATAGTTGCCATAGACATTGCGTTGTTTTGAATGAAAAAAGACCAGCAATGGCTGGTCTTGGTACTTTACCTGTTTTTTCTATTTCAACATAGGACTAAGGAAGCGCGCTGTGTGTGATCCTTCGACCAAAGACACATCTTCAGGTGTGCCTTGAGCAATGATCTCTCCACCGCCTTGGCCACCTTCAGGGCCGAGATCGATAACCCAGTCGGCTGTTTTTATTACGTCCAGATTATGTTCGATGACCACGACAGTGTTGCCGTGATCACGCAGACGGTGCAGTACCGATAATAATTGCTGGATGTCATGAAAGTGCAGGCCTGTGGTTGGCTCATCCAGAATGTAGAGCGTTTTGCCAGTATCACGTTTGGATAATTCTCTGGCCAGTTTCACCCGTTGTGCTTCGCCGCCGGACAGTGTTGTTGCCGCTTGACCAAGGCGTATATAAGACAGGCCTACATCCATTAAAGTTTGCAGTTTACGTGCAATGACCGGTACGGGTTCAAAAAACTCGCGAGCGTCTTCTACCGTCATCTCCAAAACTTCATCAATCGTTTTGCCTTTGTAGCGAACTTCCAACGTTTCACGGTTGTATCGCTTGCCCTTACATACATCACAAGGAACATAGACATCCGGCAGAAAGTGCATTTCTACTTTGATTACGCCATCGCCCTGACACGCCTCACAACGACCGCCTCGAACATTAAAACTGAAGCGTCCTGGCTTGTATCCGCGTGAACGTGATTCTTGCGTCCCAGCAAACAATTCGCGAATCGGAGTAAAAATGCCAGTGTACGTAGCAGGGTTAGAACGAGGTGTGCGACCGATTGGACTTTGATCGATGTCGATGACTTTATCAAAGTGCTCCAGACCTTTTATCGATTTGAAAGGTGATGGATGTGCAGTTGTGGCACCATTTAATTGGGTATGAGCAATCTTGAAGAAAGTATCATTAATCAGCGTTGACTTGCCTGAACCTGACACGCCGGTAATACAACTAAACAGACCAACTGGCACTGACAAGTTAACATTTTTCAGGTTGTTACCCGTTGCACCAATAAGCTCGACGGTTTTCTTAGGATCGCGAGGAGTGCGCTCTTTTGGTACGGCAATCTCTTTTACACCACTAAGATACTGGCCTGTTAGTGAATTAGGATTAGCGATGATCTCCGCCATTGTGCCTTCTGCTACGACATTACCACCATGAACGCCAGCACCGGGACCAATGTCGATTACATGGTCGGCACAGCGAATCGCATCTTCATCGTGTTCCACAACTAAAACAGTATTACCCAGATCGCGCAGGTGAGTTAGTGTTTTTAGCAGACGTTCATTATCCCGCTGGTGGAGGCCAATCGATGGCTCATCAAGTACATACATTACCCCAACGAGGCCAGCACCAATTTGGCTTGCCAAGCGAATACGCTGCGCTTCACCACCTGACAAGGTTTCAGCGCTGCGGGATAAGTTGAGGTAATTTAGCCCCACATTGACTAAAAACTGCAGGCGGTCATTGATCTCTTTCATGACCTTTTCAGCTATCTGTGCACGCTGTCCTTCCAGCTTGAGTTCCTGGAAGAAGGCCAGGGCATCGGCAATGCTCAGTTCTACGATCTCTGGCAGTGTCGTGTCGGCAATAAATACATTACGCGCTTCAAGACGCAGACGTGTACCGCCACAACTTGAACAAGACTTCGTCGAGATATATTTGGCTAATTCTTCACGAACAGAGTTGGATTCCGTGTCTCGATAACGACGCTCGAGCGTGTTCAGAATGCCTTCAAATGGATGACGTTTAACTCGAATGTCACCACGATCATTAATGTACTTAAACTCAATTTCCGTACGGCCAGAACCTTTTAATATGATCTCTTGCGTCTTCTTTGGCAGAGAATTAAACGGCGCATGAAGATCAAAACCATAGTGATCCGCAATCGATGTGAGCATCTGGAAGTAGTAATAATTTTTTTGATCCCAGCCGCGGATTGCACCTTGTGCCAGACTCAATGAATCATCCTGAATGACTCTGCTTGGATCAAAATACTGCTGCACACCCAAACCATCACAAGTCCCACAAGCTCCCGCAGGGTTGTTGAATGAGAATAGTCTAGGCTCTAATTCCTGCATGCTGTAGCCACATTTCGGACAAGCAAAGTTTGCTGAGAAGATAATCTCTTCACCGTCACCATCCATTGGCGCGACGACAGCAATTCCGCCAGACAACTCCAGTGTGGTCTCGAACGATTCCGCTAAACGTTGTTGTAGATCCGCACGAACTTTAAAACGATCGACGACAACTTCAATAGTGTGCTTTTTGTGTAATTCGAGTGTCGGTGGATCGGAAAGATCGCAAGTTTCACCGTCAATTCGGGCGCGGATAAACCCCTGTGCGGCGAGGTTTTCTAACGTCTTTACGTGCTCACCCTTACGCTCTTTAACGATGGGTGCCAGTAGCATCATTTTACTGCCTTCAGGCAATTCCAATACTTTATCCACCATTTGGCTGATGGTTTGGGCAGCAAGAGGTGTGTGGTGGGTCGGACAGCGAGGTTCACCGACACGGGCATAAAGCAGACGTAAGTAGTCATAGACTTCGGTAATTGTACCTACGGTTGAGCGTGGGTTATGAGACGTCGACTTCTGTTCGATTGAAATAGCTGGTGATAAGCCCTCGATATGATCGACATCGGGCTTTTCCATAAGAGACAAAAACTGACGCGCATAAGCTGAGAGAGACTCAACATAGCGTCGTTGACCTTCCGCATATAAGGTGTCGAAAGCGAGGGAAGATTTACCGGAACCACTTAATCCAGTAATAACCGTCAGTTTATCGCGAGGAATAGTCAGGTTGATGTTTTTAAGGTTATGGGTTCGGGCACCGCGAACTTCTATTTTATCCATCGTTTTTGCTCTATGTATAACCAAGTTGGGCAAGTATTACATAGTGTGATAAATGTGCAAAGGAATACTGGACAAAAAAACAGTAAATAAAAGCCCAGCATTTGAGCTGGGCTTAATCATGTGGGAATAAGTGATAAGTTTGAAAAGCTTATGCTTCTCGTTGAGTCGCGTGTCTACCTAGCTCAGACTTTTTCTCATCTTTTAGGTATAGGTTTTCGAAACAGTAATTCGTTGCTTCGATGTAACCTTCTACGCTACCGCAGTCAAAGCGCTTACCTTTAAATTTGTACGCAAGAACGCAACCTGCTTTGGCTTGTTTTAGCAGCGCATCCGTAATCTGGATTTCACCACCTTTGCCAGGCTCGGTGTTTTCAATTAACTCGAAAATGTCAGGAGTCAGGATGTAACGGCCGATGATGGCTAGATTACTTGGTGCGGTGCCCTGTTCAGGTTTTTCTACCATGTCGTCAACACGGAAGATATCGTCTTTAATCATCTCTCCAGCGATAACGCCGTATTTATGGGTTTCTTCAACTGGGACTTCTTGTACCGCGACAATAGAGCAGCGGAACTGTTTGAACAGAGCGACCATTTGAGCCAGAACGCCTTCGTCTTCATTGACACAAAGGTCATCTGCCAAAACGACTGCAAAGGGTTCATCGCCAACCAACTCACGGCCAGTAAGGATAGCGTGCCCAAGACCTTTCATCTCTCTTTGACGAATATAGGTAAAGTTCGCTGACTCAATGATTTCGCGAATGTCTACCAACAGCTCTTCTTTGTTAGTGCCGCTGATTTGATGCTCTAGCTCGTAGTTTTTATCAAAGTGATCCATGATTGAGTGTTTACCGCGACCGGTCACAATGCACATGCCATTCATACCAGCTTGGATTGCTTCTTCGACGCCATATTCAATCAATGGCTTGTTCACTACTGGCATCATCTCTTTTGGCATTGACTTGGTCGCAGGCAGGAAGCGCGTACCGTAGCCTGCAGCAGGGAACAGACATTTTTTAATCATTGGGGGGATTTCCTTTCTCGTCATTATCTTCAAGAATTTGCGCATAACTTTAACACGAGAGTTATGTCTTAATCATGAATAAAGTAGGAAAAAATGTGAGGCAGAGACCGGAAAAAGCATGAGCGGATCGAACTAAGTGTTAGAGCCGCATTAACTTAGGTCACGGTAAGTTATGTTAATTAAGACATCAGGTTCTGATCTGCCCAAGCAATGGCTTGTACGCGGTTCTTCACAGAGAGTTTTTTGAATATTTGGTACAGGTGAGATTTAATCGTAAACTCACTCACAAATAACTCTTCTGCCATTCGGCTATTCGATGCCCCATTCTGAAGACAGCGCAACACTTGTAGTTCTCGAATGGTAAGGTCTACGGTCGCGGGTGCAGTATGAGTATTGATGACATTACGATAATAGTGAAGAAGTTGACTGGACACATTTCGTGGCAGCCAATTTTGGCCATTAATGATACCTTTTAACCCTTCACCGACTCGCTCAAGCGATTCCTCAGCATAGAATACGCCTTTTAGCTGACCGAAAGAGAGCAGTTCATCTGTCGTCAAACGCTTAGGGACATTAAAAACAACCGTTTCAAAGTTTTTCCACATCAGTGGTAAATTCTTAATCGACTGAACAAGTGACTTATGCTCACTGAAATCGATGAGCAAGATTTTATTACGATGTTTCGGTTTCGCTTCCATTAAAGCATCCGTCGAGATAACTGGGATATCTAGCTCGATGTAATTTTCCAGTGCTGATACCTTCAGGTGGGCATTCTCTTCCATACTGATCAGAAATAGCTTTCTGGCATAAGCTGACTTTTTCATAAGGTCAAATCTCCCAATATTCAGAGGAGGTAGTACGTTGGCATCAAAGAAGCATCAGAGCCATATGCTTGGTGAATAAATGCGTTCAGATTCAAAGGTTCACGTCGCGATGTCTGCAACGTAAATTAAAAATGTTACCTGTGATCATTGAATAGAGTTTTTGGTTCTAGATAAGCGCCAGATAGAACACAATAGTATTAGACTTTAACCTAGTCATTAAAGCGTGTTATTCTAATGCGCTAAAATTTTAAATATCCAGATTGAAACGGAGCACATCATGGCCAGCCGTGGAATTAACAAAGTTATTTTGGTGGGGAATCTAGGCAATGACCCTGAAATTCGCTACATGCCGAATGGTGGTGCAGTAGCAAACATTACTATTGCGACCTCTGATTCATGGCGTGATAAAGCGACTGGCGAACAGCGCGAAAAAACTGAGTGGCACCGAGTAGTGCTGTTTGGCAAACTTGCGGAAGTTGCTGGCGAATACCTACGCAAAGGTTCACAAGTTTACGTTGAAGGCCAACTTCAAACTCGTAAATGGCAAGACCAAAACGGTCAAGACCGTTACTCAACTGAAGTTGTTGTTCAGGGCTTCAATGGCGTAATGCAAATGCTTGGTGGCCGAGCTCAAGGTGGCGCACCAGCTATGGGCGGCCAGCCGTCACAGCAAGGTGGTTGGGGTCAACCTCAGCAACCAGCGCAACCGCAATACAATGCGCCTCAACAACAGGCTCCAAAGCAATCGGCTCCACAGCAGCCTCAGCAGCAGTACAATGAGCCACCAATGGATTTTGACGACGATATTCCGTTCTGATCCTTGTTGAATAGAATCTCAAAGGCCGCGAATATCGCGGCTTTTTTATTATCGGTGTCCCATACTGAACAGTATTAGCTGCTCTCAAGTGATCGAAATGTTTGCCGCTAACTAGACTGTAGTGGTAAAAACATTATGCCTCTCACAATCAAACTAATACGATTGTTTATTAAATATCAATCAAGTATAAGTATTTCAATAAGGTATATAGTGAATAGAAAAGGAATTCGGTGTTCATGAGGTATACCCCAACGCTTAAACTAAGCACGCGGCTGGTGGCTTTTGTCACCATGATCGTGATCTGCGCAATGTTTATTTTGTTTGTCGGCGGCACCCTCTCTTTTAAACGGCTTGGGCAAGAATATCTTACCCATTATTTAGAAGGGATCGTTGAGGTGGTCGATAAGGAGATGGAAGATCCGGATGCGGCATACTCCATGCAGCGCTGGATGCCCAAAATGCTGCAGGCCAGCAACATTGTAGAAATGACGCTGACGACCAATAATGCGGTTGTATATCGGTTTAAAGATACATCTCATAAGATAGAAGCGTCTGTCTTATTTGAAAAAGAGTACCCTCTGGCTCACAACCAAGATTATATGATCTATTTTAAGGCGATACCTCCTTACTTAGGTTACGGTTACTCGATGCAAGCATTATGGTCGATCACGTTGGCAGTGGTTTTGATCATTTTTTGTTTGATGCGTGGCGTTGCTTGGTTGAAAGAGCAGTTAGCAGGATCAGAAATGCTGGAAGAGCGTGGCCGAATGATTTTGGCTGGCCGTGTTGAGCAATATGCAAAAGGTGATAAATCGGAGTGGCCTTATACCGCTAGTGAAGCGCTCGATGTGTTGATTGAAGAGTTGCAAGATGCGCGTCAGGAGCGCAGCAGGTTCGATACTTTCATACGAACACAAACATTTTTAGACAAGCTAACGGGAACGGCGAACCGAGTATTGTTCGACAGTAAATTGGAATCGTCTTTACTGGAAAGCGGCGCACGTGGTGCGGTGATGCTTGTACGTCTTCATGACTGGAAGTTAGCTGAAGAGGAGCAAGATAAGCAAGTTACTGATGATTTTATTGTTGAAGTCGGCAGCCTGCTATCAAACTTGGTTCAGCGTTACCCAGACGTGGTATTTTCGCGTTACTACGACTCTGATTTTGCGTTGTTTTTGCCTCACCAAGATGCAAAAGGGGTTGCGAACCTCGCCACACAATGCATTCGTCAGCTTGAAAAATTGACGCCGCCAGAACCTTTGGAAGCAGACAATTGGTGTCATATCGGCATCACCATGTTTAAAGAAGGTGAGCGTCATAGCCAGATTATTGATGAAGCAGAAACTGCATTGCGCAGTGCTCAGCTACAAAACAACAATAACTGGAGTCGTTTTAAAAAGTGGAATCATGAAGAGGAGGTTCGGGGAAGCGTTAGATGGCGCACATTGTTTGATAAAGCGCTGACTCCCGAAAATGTGATACTGTATGCACAACCTGTTTATGTGATGAATGATGCGCCTCATAAAAAACCACTGTATGAAGCGGTGACCTGTCGGATTCAAGACCCCGAAAACGGCATTGTAAAAGCGTCCAGGTTTATTGCAGCAGTCAGACAGGTCGGTTATGAAGCACAAATGGATAAGGCGGTGGTTAATAAATTCTTAAGTAGTTTTAAGGATAACTTTAATCATCCCAATTCCTATACATTGAGTCTGACTGTTACCCCATTTGCTAGCCGAGAATATTTCAAATGGTTTCGTTATGAATTGCTACAGCTGTCACGTGAACAAAGAAAGTGTCTCAATTTTGAGTTTGTGGAAGCACAATTTGTAAGACACTTAGACTTTATGCGACCAGTGGCTAAAATGCTGGCTGGTTTAGGTTGCCAACTGATGATAGGGCAAGCAGGGCGAACGATAGTCAGTAGCCACTATTTGAAAGAGGTCGACATTCGTTACCTTAAGCTCCATCGCAGCTTAGTCACAAAGATTGATCAGCGGCATGAAAACCAGCTGTTTATTCGCAGTATGTTAGGTGCTGCCGCAAACAGTAAAACCAAAATTGTGGCAGTGGGTATTGAGAACCGGAATGAATTAAATACTTTACTTGAGTTAGGTGTATACGGTGGTCAAGGTCGCTATTTCTCTACAGAGCGACAATTTCTTCCTCGTCCGCAAAAGGTGCAGCCTACTCGGTCAGAATCCCAAGTTAAGCCAGGGAGACGAAATCGCTGGCGTAAAAAATAAAGATAATATTGATGGATCTTAAAGCAGTAATCGACAAGTTTGTGCGATCGTCAGGCAGTGGTCGCGCTTGTTTTTTAGTTATTCAGCCAGACGCAATCTATTTATCATCGTCACTGAAAAGTGCTCGACCGACCCGGTTTGAAATCTCAGAATCAAACTGGGAAAGAGCGGTGGAACAAGCACTCAGTGTTGCAGCCAGTTCTTATGACTCGTTAAAGGTTGTGCTGTCTCACAACTACTATCAGATGTACCAGATCGATAAACCAGTCATGCCTCGTCATGAGTGGTCTGCTGCATTACCGTTTTTGCTGAAAGAGCTGATCTCCGAACGCGCAATAGATATCGTTGCGGACGCGGTAGAATTGCCGAACTCGAGTAAGGTTCAGGCATATGTGTTATCAAGAAAAACACTCGATAAGATTGTACAGCTCGCGAATCACGCTCAGTTATCGCTAGAAGCTATCGTTCCTGAAGACTGTGTATGGGGGCATACCGCCGGGGAACTCGGTAATTTCATTTTGCTGCAACGCAGTGTTCGCGGCCACTTCCGCATCAGCGCATTTGTCGAACGAACAATCGCATTCCATCGTTCCATTCGCAGCGTGACGCCGCCGTTGACGGGGGTTCCGTCCACTGAGCTGCAAATGGACAGTCTGTCATTGGAGCTTCAGCGCTCGATTGACTATCTGTCTTCACAGCTTCGACATGTCCAGCTGCATCAGTTGAAAGTGTGCTGTGATGAAGAAGATGAGCACGAGCTGGTTCAGTCTCTTAATTACCGTTTAAGTACCAAAGTTTCTCCTTTATTACCAGAAGGGCATGAGTTCTCAGGACATGTGCTTGCTGACACTGCGACAGGATCTAAAGAGTTACAGATTAACTTATATCCTGATTACTTAAAGCCGAAGAAGGAGCTTCTGACCTTAAAAAATGTGGTGCTTTCTTGGGGCGTCGCAGCCGCAGCTATTCTGTTCTCTTATGGGTACGTCACCTGGCAAAGTGAAGGCTTAGAAGATGAAATTGCCATTGTGAAAAGCAAAGGCAGCATCATGAAATCTGAACTGGAGAGAGTTCAGGTTCAGTTGCGCAAACATCAGCCTGACACCAGTAAATTAGCGGCAAAAGAACGTCTTGAGCGTACCGTGAAGGCTAAACGAGACTCTCTAAAAGCGGTCGGGAAATATGACGATTCACAACTGTCAGGGTATTCCGGTGTAATGCTGTCTCTTGCTAAGTTAGGCAATAAAGAAATTTCTTTATCAGAAATTCGTATGAATAATAATACTTTAAATTTGAAAGGGTTGGCTAAGGCGCCAAGTTCCGTTCCTAACTGGGTCAACCAATTTAAAGATGAAATCAGCCTTGTTGGTCGAACTTTCGATGACGTAAGTATTGGTCGTAATGAAAAAGGTATTGTTACGTTTGAACTGAAAGCTGGGGAGGATAAAAACAAATGAATGAGTTCTGGCTTTCTTTGGAAGAACGTTTCGGTGAAATGAGTGTGCGAGAAAAAGTGCTTATCGCCTTGTGTGGTTTGGTCACCGTGGTGATGCTGCTGTTTACGCTAATACTCGAACCTAAACTCAATCAAATCAATGATAATGAAAGGCAACTGAGTAGCCTAAAGCAGACCAATCAAAAAACTGAGATTGATATTTTGCGTATACAAGCGCAACTGAAAAAAGATCCAAATGCGGAAATTGATTTGCAGGTTTCTCGTCTGCTTGCTGAAAGTCAGCGTCTTTCTCACCAGTTGTCAGAAATCATTGAACACCTTATCACTCCCTCGCAAATGGCAGGGTTACTTGAGAAAGTGTTAGAGCAGCAAACGGGCATTCACTTAGTTTCTTTGCAAACTCTGCCTTCAGAGCCGATCTCCGATGATAAAGAAGTGTCTCAATATTCAGGCTACTACGTTCATCCTGTGCGTATGGAACTGACAGGAGATTACTTTTCTATTGCTAACTACCTGAGTAAGTTAGAAAAAATTCCGGAGAGTTATTACTGGCGCAGTTTTCATTACCAAGTGGATGAATATCCCAAAGCAACATTAGTGTTGGAAGTGTACACATTAGGCTCTAGAGAGGCGTTTATCGGTGGTTAAGAACTTTATTATCTCAATAGCCTTAGCGGTAATCGCGGGAGGAGCATGGGCAAACCAAGACCCTACCGCTCCACTTGGCTGGCAAAAGCCGGTCGTCGAATCGAGCACGAAACCAACAAAAAAACGCTATAGGCTACCGTCACTGAACAGCATTGTTTGTAAAGTGGGCAGCCAATGTAGCGCCATCATGGATAACCGTATTGTCGAGCAGGGTGAACTGTTCAAAGGTTATCGCGTGGTGAGTATCACCAGTGAATTTGTAACCTTAAAGCAGGGCAGCCGTCAGTGGAAGCTGGAGCTTTTTGGATTAAACGTAAAAAAATAAAAATCAGAGCCTGATCAGATATGCGCAAATTAGTTGTAGGAATTATTACTGCTTCTTTAATGGGATGCTCAATGGGGCATCGAGATCCTGTTGAAGTGAAACAAGCTCTCAATGAGTCGATTAATCAAGCCAACAGTCGTGCTTTAGAGGAACTGCCTTCTTCGGTTGAAGCTGACTTAATGCCAAACTTAGATACCAGTTCGTCTTCGGAACAAGCGACATCCAAGCGTTTTCGTATTCAGGCGAATCAAGTGGAAGCGAGAAGCTTTTTTGCTTCACTTGTCAAAGGGACTGAATACAGTGCCGCGATTCATCCAGCCGTTGCAGGTAATATTACCGTTAACTTGTCTGATGTAACCTTAGATGAGGTACTGAATGTTGTGCAGAACATGTACGGCTATGATGTGATTAAATCAGGCAAAGTGATCCAGGTTTATCCAGCGGGCATGCGCACGGTCACGATTCCTGTCGACTATCTGCAGTTTAAACGTACTGGCCGCTCACTCACCAGTATCAGTACCGGCTCTGTTACTTCAGCGGGAACCTCTAACTCAGGGGGAAGCTCAGACAGTTCAGACTCGTCAGATTCTGAAAACAGTGAAGATAGTTCGACGTCTCCAACGGGGGGAACGCGCATTGAAACGATAACCGAAAGTGACTTTTGGCCGATGTTGCAACAAGCTGTCGCAAATCTGATTGGCTCAGGTAAAGGTCAAAGTGTTGTTGTTACGCCTCAGGCGAGCGTCATCACGGTTCGAGCGTTTCCTGATGACATTCGTCAGGTACGTGAGTTTTTAGGCGTGTCTCAGGAACGCATGCAGCGTCAGGTCATTCTTGAGGCAAAAATTCTCGAAGTGACGTTGAGTGACGGTTATCAGCAAGGCATTAACTGGTCTAACTTATCGGCATCTATCGGTAATTCAGGCAGTATTCTCGTTGACCGTGATGCAACACTACCGACACTGGATGCGATTAGCACGCTTTTAGGTGGGCAAACCAACGTCACGATTTCTGATGGTAACTTCGATGCCGTCTTGAGCTTTATGTCGACTCAGGGTGACCTCAATGTGCTATCAAGTCCGCGCATTACCGCAGCGAACAACCAAAAGTCGGTCATCAAAGTCGGCACCGACCAATACTTTGTTACCGAGCTTTCAAGTAACGTGGGTAGCGGCGATAACTCGAATGCGGTACCAGAAGTGGAGCTAACGCCATTTTTCTCTGGTATTTCACTGGATGTCACTCCACAGATCGACAACAAAGGTAATGTGTTCCTTCATGTACACCCTGCTGTGATTGAGGTAGAAGAAGAGACTAAGCTGTTGAACCTTGGCGGTGATTTCGAAGATGTGCAGTTGCCATTGGCGAAAAGTTCGATTCGCGAGTCTGACTCGGTGATTCGCGCCAAAGATGGTGACGTTGTCGTCATTGGCGGTCTGATGAAGCAGCAGAACTTAGAACAAGTTTCTAAAGTACCTTTCCTGGGCGATGTTCCTGCTCTCGGCCACTTATTCCGTAACGTAAATAACGTGACTCAAAAAACCGAGCTGGTCATTTTGCTTAAACCGACGGTGGTTGGTGTGAACTCTTGGCAAAAAGAGCTAGAACGCTCGCGAGATCTGCTACAAGAGTGGTTCCCTGATGCGGAATAAAGACAAAGAGAAGTTAAGCCGTTCAAAGCGTTTGTGATTTGATTATGTACTTGTCGCATTTTGGATTTCGAGTTCAGCCGTTTTCACTAACCCCAAATACAGAAATGTTTTTGGGGTTAGTCCCTCATTATGAGGCGATTCAGACCATTCTGGCCGC belongs to Vibrio sp. STUT-A11 and includes:
- a CDS encoding MSHA biogenesis protein MshI → MDLKAVIDKFVRSSGSGRACFLVIQPDAIYLSSSLKSARPTRFEISESNWERAVEQALSVAASSYDSLKVVLSHNYYQMYQIDKPVMPRHEWSAALPFLLKELISERAIDIVADAVELPNSSKVQAYVLSRKTLDKIVQLANHAQLSLEAIVPEDCVWGHTAGELGNFILLQRSVRGHFRISAFVERTIAFHRSIRSVTPPLTGVPSTELQMDSLSLELQRSIDYLSSQLRHVQLHQLKVCCDEEDEHELVQSLNYRLSTKVSPLLPEGHEFSGHVLADTATGSKELQINLYPDYLKPKKELLTLKNVVLSWGVAAAAILFSYGYVTWQSEGLEDEIAIVKSKGSIMKSELERVQVQLRKHQPDTSKLAAKERLERTVKAKRDSLKAVGKYDDSQLSGYSGVMLSLAKLGNKEISLSEIRMNNNTLNLKGLAKAPSSVPNWVNQFKDEISLVGRTFDDVSIGRNEKGIVTFELKAGEDKNK
- a CDS encoding type II secretion system protein M — protein: MNEFWLSLEERFGEMSVREKVLIALCGLVTVVMLLFTLILEPKLNQINDNERQLSSLKQTNQKTEIDILRIQAQLKKDPNAEIDLQVSRLLAESQRLSHQLSEIIEHLITPSQMAGLLEKVLEQQTGIHLVSLQTLPSEPISDDKEVSQYSGYYVHPVRMELTGDYFSIANYLSKLEKIPESYYWRSFHYQVDEYPKATLVLEVYTLGSREAFIGG
- the uvrA gene encoding excinuclease ABC subunit UvrA gives rise to the protein MDKIEVRGARTHNLKNINLTIPRDKLTVITGLSGSGKSSLAFDTLYAEGQRRYVESLSAYARQFLSLMEKPDVDHIEGLSPAISIEQKSTSHNPRSTVGTITEVYDYLRLLYARVGEPRCPTHHTPLAAQTISQMVDKVLELPEGSKMMLLAPIVKERKGEHVKTLENLAAQGFIRARIDGETCDLSDPPTLELHKKHTIEVVVDRFKVRADLQQRLAESFETTLELSGGIAVVAPMDGDGEEIIFSANFACPKCGYSMQELEPRLFSFNNPAGACGTCDGLGVQQYFDPSRVIQDDSLSLAQGAIRGWDQKNYYYFQMLTSIADHYGFDLHAPFNSLPKKTQEIILKGSGRTEIEFKYINDRGDIRVKRHPFEGILNTLERRYRDTESNSVREELAKYISTKSCSSCGGTRLRLEARNVFIADTTLPEIVELSIADALAFFQELKLEGQRAQIAEKVMKEINDRLQFLVNVGLNYLNLSRSAETLSGGEAQRIRLASQIGAGLVGVMYVLDEPSIGLHQRDNERLLKTLTHLRDLGNTVLVVEHDEDAIRCADHVIDIGPGAGVHGGNVVAEGTMAEIIANPNSLTGQYLSGVKEIAVPKERTPRDPKKTVELIGATGNNLKNVNLSVPVGLFSCITGVSGSGKSTLINDTFFKIAHTQLNGATTAHPSPFKSIKGLEHFDKVIDIDQSPIGRTPRSNPATYTGIFTPIRELFAGTQESRSRGYKPGRFSFNVRGGRCEACQGDGVIKVEMHFLPDVYVPCDVCKGKRYNRETLEVRYKGKTIDEVLEMTVEDAREFFEPVPVIARKLQTLMDVGLSYIRLGQAATTLSGGEAQRVKLARELSKRDTGKTLYILDEPTTGLHFHDIQQLLSVLHRLRDHGNTVVVIEHNLDVIKTADWVIDLGPEGGQGGGEIIAQGTPEDVSLVEGSHTARFLSPMLK
- a CDS encoding single-stranded DNA-binding protein, coding for MASRGINKVILVGNLGNDPEIRYMPNGGAVANITIATSDSWRDKATGEQREKTEWHRVVLFGKLAEVAGEYLRKGSQVYVEGQLQTRKWQDQNGQDRYSTEVVVQGFNGVMQMLGGRAQGGAPAMGGQPSQQGGWGQPQQPAQPQYNAPQQQAPKQSAPQQPQQQYNEPPMDFDDDIPF
- a CDS encoding MSHA biogenesis protein MshK encodes the protein MVKNFIISIALAVIAGGAWANQDPTAPLGWQKPVVESSTKPTKKRYRLPSLNSIVCKVGSQCSAIMDNRIVEQGELFKGYRVVSITSEFVTLKQGSRQWKLELFGLNVKK
- the galU gene encoding UTP--glucose-1-phosphate uridylyltransferase GalU produces the protein MIKKCLFPAAGYGTRFLPATKSMPKEMMPVVNKPLIEYGVEEAIQAGMNGMCIVTGRGKHSIMDHFDKNYELEHQISGTNKEELLVDIREIIESANFTYIRQREMKGLGHAILTGRELVGDEPFAVVLADDLCVNEDEGVLAQMVALFKQFRCSIVAVQEVPVEETHKYGVIAGEMIKDDIFRVDDMVEKPEQGTAPSNLAIIGRYILTPDIFELIENTEPGKGGEIQITDALLKQAKAGCVLAYKFKGKRFDCGSVEGYIEATNYCFENLYLKDEKKSELGRHATQREA
- a CDS encoding LuxR C-terminal-related transcriptional regulator, coding for MKKSAYARKLFLISMEENAHLKVSALENYIELDIPVISTDALMEAKPKHRNKILLIDFSEHKSLVQSIKNLPLMWKNFETVVFNVPKRLTTDELLSFGQLKGVFYAEESLERVGEGLKGIINGQNWLPRNVSSQLLHYYRNVINTHTAPATVDLTIRELQVLRCLQNGASNSRMAEELFVSEFTIKSHLYQIFKKLSVKNRVQAIAWADQNLMS
- the csrD gene encoding RNase E specificity factor CsrD encodes the protein MRYTPTLKLSTRLVAFVTMIVICAMFILFVGGTLSFKRLGQEYLTHYLEGIVEVVDKEMEDPDAAYSMQRWMPKMLQASNIVEMTLTTNNAVVYRFKDTSHKIEASVLFEKEYPLAHNQDYMIYFKAIPPYLGYGYSMQALWSITLAVVLIIFCLMRGVAWLKEQLAGSEMLEERGRMILAGRVEQYAKGDKSEWPYTASEALDVLIEELQDARQERSRFDTFIRTQTFLDKLTGTANRVLFDSKLESSLLESGARGAVMLVRLHDWKLAEEEQDKQVTDDFIVEVGSLLSNLVQRYPDVVFSRYYDSDFALFLPHQDAKGVANLATQCIRQLEKLTPPEPLEADNWCHIGITMFKEGERHSQIIDEAETALRSAQLQNNNNWSRFKKWNHEEEVRGSVRWRTLFDKALTPENVILYAQPVYVMNDAPHKKPLYEAVTCRIQDPENGIVKASRFIAAVRQVGYEAQMDKAVVNKFLSSFKDNFNHPNSYTLSLTVTPFASREYFKWFRYELLQLSREQRKCLNFEFVEAQFVRHLDFMRPVAKMLAGLGCQLMIGQAGRTIVSSHYLKEVDIRYLKLHRSLVTKIDQRHENQLFIRSMLGAAANSKTKIVAVGIENRNELNTLLELGVYGGQGRYFSTERQFLPRPQKVQPTRSESQVKPGRRNRWRKK